AGAGCAGCACGATCACCAGTAGGGCGAGTCCGACCAGCGGCCAGCCGAACCAGGTGTTCTGCTCGGTCAGGCCGATCGTGTGCTCCACCGACTCGGAACCGGCGATGGTGTCCCGGGAGTAGGTGACGAACGCCGCCAGGTCCTCACCCCAGCTGTGGAACACGCCGCCCTGTAGTCCCCGGTACGACTGCGGACCGTTGAACTGGTACCAGATCGGGTAGCCGGCGAGCAGCAGGGCCAGTGCCCCGCCGACGCCGATCGAGAGCAGGAACGGCACCGTCTGGGCCCGTACCGCCGACCACCGCTGGACCGCGTACGCGGCCACGATCACCAGGCAGGCGAGCGCGGTCAGGAGCAGCATCTCCTCGTTGATGAAGATCTGGTACGTGACCAGCAGACCCAGCACGATCCCGTTGCGCAGCCAGCGTCCCGGTTCGCCCAGGCGGAGCACCCGGACCACGATCACCGGGAGCAGGAAGTTGCTGACGAAGTTGGGCTGGCCGTTGGCGTGGTGCACGATCCCCGGCGCGAAGCCGAGGAACGCCCCGCCGACGAAGGCCGCCCCGCGCGAGTGGACCAGGTGCCGGGAGAGCATCCAGTACGAGGTGGCCGCGGTCGCCGCGAGCGCCCCGCCAAGGTAGATCGCGTACGTGACCTGTGGTCCGAAGAGCAGGGTGAGTGGGGCCAGCGGGAGGCTGATGCCGAGCACCGAGGTGTTCGCCATCATGTTCACGCCGTCCGGGGCGTTCTGCCGGGCGGAGAAGAGCGGGTTCTCCCAGTGCCGGACGGAGTAGGCGCCGTGCGACAGCAGCCACTCGAACCAACTGTGGTCGGTGGGTAGGTGTGACGAGACCCGGTGCTGGATGTCGACCCAGTAGTTAGCGCAGACCACGATGCCGAGCAGGACGTACGCTGCGATGGCCAGCAGGTCGGCGCGGGCCGGTTTCCGGTACCGTCGGCGTGCTCGGGCCTGGTCGGTTTCCACCGACGACGTGGGCGCGGGCTCCGGGCCGGAACCGGCTTCTGCGTCCGAATTGTTATTTACTACCGGGATTGCCACGACGCGACATCGTACAGGCGGCCGCTGGGGTGAGCTGGGCCAGCCGCCCGGAATCAGCCGCTGCCTCCGCCGACGACCGCGGCCGAGGCGGCGGACCGAAGCGGGTGGACCCGGGCGGTACGGCGGGGCCGATCGGGCCGGTCTCGACGGTGGCTCCCGGTCGATGTCGGCGGCGGGTGTCCGGACGGGGGTCGGGTGGGCCAGATCGAGCTGGGTGACCGGTGGACCGAACCGACGGTGGAGGACCGCCCACCGGCCCGCTCCTGGTTGGCCACCCGGTCGGTACGTCTCGGCGCGCTGCTGGCACTGCTCCTCGCCACCATGAGTGCGGCCGGTACCGGGCCGGCCCGGATCTCGGCGGTGACCATTCCGGCCCGGTTGGGCACGTCGGTGGTGAGCGGCGTCGACCAGCTCTTCCTGATCGACCCGGTTGATCCGGCAACGGATTCCCGGCAGCAGGTCAGCGCGTACCGGTTGCCCGGTGGCGAGCCGTTGTGGCGGGTACGGATGCCGGTGCCCGGCCCGCTCGGCGGGCACACCCTGATCGGCGACACGCTGGTGCTGACCTCGGACTGGGGTTCGGTCGCACCTCGGCGGACGGTCGGGGTGGACACCGCGACCGGCGCGATCTCCTGGAGACGTACGGCCTCCTTCGACGCGGTGAGCGCCTACGGCGACGTGCTGCTCTGGACCCCGGACGCGGACACCACCGGTGCGGGTGTCGCGGCCGGGGAGGAGATCCCGGCCGGCTTCGGCATGTGGACCCCGGGCACCCTGGAGGCGATCGCGCCGGACTCGGGTGCGGTGCGCTGGTCGGTCAAGCTGCCCGCCGGGGCGGTGCACGACTACACCGGCCCGACCGACGAGACCGCCGGTTGGTTCGACGGCCCGCTGCCGGAGCGGGCGATGATCGGGCTGCCGGGTGGCCGGATCGAGGTACGGGACCTGGGCTCCGGTCAGGTGGTCCGGTCGGCGGAACTGCCCGCGCCGGAGGCGGGCGGTGTCGGGTCGTGGCCACCGGCGGCGGTCGGTGACCTGTTGCTGCGCCCCGAGGGGGCACGCAGCCTGACCGCGTACGGGTTGGAGCGGTTCGAGCGGCGGTGGACGATCGACTGGGACACCGACCGGGATCCGTGGCCGCAGCCGTGCGGTGCCGTGCTCTGTGCCTTTCGCCGGACCGGTGGGGTGCGGGTGCTCGACCCCGCCACCGGTGCGGTCCGGTGGTCCGACGACAGGTGGAGCACCCTGCACTCGGTGGGGCCGTACCTGATCGGGAGCGACCAGGCCCGGCAGCAGCCGGCGCCCGGGCTGAGCGTGCTGGATCCGGGCACCGGCCGGGTGCTCGGCGACCTCGGCGCCTGGCAGGTGCTCGGGTTGCTCAGCGACGGTGCCGCCCCGACCAACGGATCGACCGACGGCGGGTCGTCCGAGGGGGCCGGAGGGCCGGGCGGACCGCGGCTGATCGGATTCCGTACCGGTCAGGACGGCCGGACCCTGGTCGCCGCCGTCGACCTGGCCACGGCCTCGACCCGGCCGCTGGCGGTGCTGCCGGGCATCTCCGGTGACTGCCGGTACGCCCACGGCGTGCTGGTCTGCCGCCGGCTCGACGCCACCATCGGCGTCTGGCGCCTGCCCGTCTGACCCGCCCGTCCAGCGGGTGACGCCGCTCGCGGCCCGGCCGGGACGACTGCTCGGCGGACCGCGTTGAGCTGGGGTTTGGCGGACGCGGCTAGGTTGTTTCGCAGGGGCGGGGGGAGAGCCGGAGAGCTGGAGGTCGCGGTGCGGGTACTGGTGGTGGAGGACGAGCGGAATCTCGCCGACGCGATCGGGCGGGGATTACGCCGCCAGGGCATGGCGGTCGACCTGGCCTACGACGGCACGGTGGGACACGAGATGGCCATGGTGACGCGGTACGACGTGGTGGTCCTGGACCGGGACCTGCCCGGCGTGCACGGCGACCAGATCTGTGCCGACCTGGTCAGCTCCGGTGCGCTGACCCGGGTGCTCATGCTCACCGCGAGCGGTACGGTCGCGGACCGGGTCGAGGGGCTGCAACTCGGGGCCGACGACTATCTGCCCAAGCCGTTCGCCTTCGACGAGCTCGTCGCCCGGGTGCAGGCGCTCGGCCGACGGGCCACCCCGGCCGCGCCCCCGGTGCTCACCGTGGCGGACCTGGTGGTCGACCCGGCCCGTCGGGTGGCCACCCGGGCCGGAACGCCGGTCGATCTGACCCGCAAGGAGTTCGGGGTGCTGGAGGAACTGCTCAAGGCCCGGGGTGCGGTGGTCTCCAGCGAGGAACTGCTGGAACGGGTCTGGGACGCCAACACCGACCCGTTCACCACGACGGTACGGGTGACCGTGATGACCCTACGGAAGAAACTCGGTGATCCACCGCTGATCGAGACCGTGGTCGGCGCCGGTTACCGGATGCCGGAGCGCTACCTGCCCGAGCAGGTGGGCGCATGACCGTCTACCTGACCCGCCGCCGGGCCCGGCTGCGGCCCACGCTCCGCCTGCGGCTGACCCTGCTCAACGGGGTGCTGCTGGTCGGTGCCGGCGCCATCCTGCTGTTGCTGGCCTGGCTGCTGGTCACCGGCGGGCTCCGGGGGGCCGGCGAGCTGCGCTCGGGCACCGTGGTGCTCGCCGACAACACCCAGGTGAGCGCCCTGGAGTGGCAGGATCAGATGCTCGCCGCAGCGACCCGGGAGTTGCTGGTCAAGGGGTTGGTCGCGCTGCTCGCG
The Micromonospora pisi DNA segment above includes these coding regions:
- a CDS encoding PQQ-binding-like beta-propeller repeat protein → MGQIELGDRWTEPTVEDRPPARSWLATRSVRLGALLALLLATMSAAGTGPARISAVTIPARLGTSVVSGVDQLFLIDPVDPATDSRQQVSAYRLPGGEPLWRVRMPVPGPLGGHTLIGDTLVLTSDWGSVAPRRTVGVDTATGAISWRRTASFDAVSAYGDVLLWTPDADTTGAGVAAGEEIPAGFGMWTPGTLEAIAPDSGAVRWSVKLPAGAVHDYTGPTDETAGWFDGPLPERAMIGLPGGRIEVRDLGSGQVVRSAELPAPEAGGVGSWPPAAVGDLLLRPEGARSLTAYGLERFERRWTIDWDTDRDPWPQPCGAVLCAFRRTGGVRVLDPATGAVRWSDDRWSTLHSVGPYLIGSDQARQQPAPGLSVLDPGTGRVLGDLGAWQVLGLLSDGAAPTNGSTDGGSSEGAGGPGGPRLIGFRTGQDGRTLVAAVDLATASTRPLAVLPGISGDCRYAHGVLVCRRLDATIGVWRLPV
- a CDS encoding response regulator transcription factor, coding for MRVLVVEDERNLADAIGRGLRRQGMAVDLAYDGTVGHEMAMVTRYDVVVLDRDLPGVHGDQICADLVSSGALTRVLMLTASGTVADRVEGLQLGADDYLPKPFAFDELVARVQALGRRATPAAPPVLTVADLVVDPARRVATRAGTPVDLTRKEFGVLEELLKARGAVVSSEELLERVWDANTDPFTTTVRVTVMTLRKKLGDPPLIETVVGAGYRMPERYLPEQVGA